Proteins from a genomic interval of Polyodon spathula isolate WHYD16114869_AA chromosome 1, ASM1765450v1, whole genome shotgun sequence:
- the pcdh18a gene encoding protocadherin-18a isoform X2 has translation MCSKKGNVYLCLFFVNALLVVILLTQDVAGKTLKYKVYEEQRVGTVIARLKEDVVDVLSKLPSPFSVRFRAMQRGSTPLLSVREEDGEISIGAKIDRELLCQKNLNCTIEFDVITLPTEHLQLFHVEVEVLDINDNSPQFSRSVIPIEISESAAVGTRIPLDSATDPDVAENSLHTYSLSQNDFFDIEVRTRTDGAKYAELIVVRELDREIQSSYELQLLASDTGVPPRSGSSLLKISISDSNDNSPVFEEQSYVIHLQENSPVGSLLLDLNATDPDEGANGKVVYSFSSHVSPKILETFKINTENGYLTLLKPLNFEVTKTYEIDAQAQDMGPNSIPAHCKIIIKVVDINDNKPEISINLMTQGKEEVAYISEGAAKDTFVALVRVQDKDFGLNGEVVCKLHGHGHFKLQKTYENNYMILTNATLDREKRSEYSLTVIAEDKGIPSLSTIKHFTVQVLDENDNPPRFQKNRYEIFMSENNPPGAYITSVLASDPDLGENGHVTYTILESFILGSSITTYVTIDPSNGAIYALRTFDHEDINRIAFVIQARDGGSHQLSSNTTVVLTIIDENDNAPAIVMPALHNHTAEISIPKYAELGYLVTAIRATDRDSGINSELSCFIINGNEDNIFTIDPKKCEIYTNVTMEDFPHQEIEIVVVVQDKGSPQLNTKATFKYILYESLDILFQPTPTASDQPTLDVSMIIIISLGAICAVLLVIMVIFATRCNREKKDTRSYNCRVAESTYQNHPKKPSRQIHKGDITLVPTVNGTLPIRSHHRSPSSSPTMERGQMSSRQSHHSRQSLNSLVTISSNHIPENFSLELAHTTQPVEGQYQPRPSFRGNKYSRSYRYALQDMDKFSLKDSGRGDSEAGDSDYDLGRDSPIDRLLGEGFSDLFLTDGHHRLHPAMKFCTDECRVLGHSDQCWMPPLPSPASSDYRSNMFIPGEDPQQPPVEEDSQSTDSNDRKKSFSTFGKDSNSSNEETGDLCSTSLLSEMNSVFQRLLPPSLDSYTECNEAERMSSLERKKGHLPGKSLAYPQGVAAWAANTHFQNPGNSTGPIQVNHVSAQPPSKWLPAMEEIPENYEEDDFDNVLNQLHVSRSDSRHEIMDASELVAEINKLLQDVRQS, from the exons ATGTGCAGCAAAAAAGGAAacgtatatttgtgtttattttttgtgaatgcACTGCTGGTGGTTATTCTGTTAACCCAGGATGTTGCAGGTAagactttaaaatataaagtatacGAGGAACAGAGAGTGGGGACTGTGATTGCTAGATTAAAGGAAGATGTGGTTGACGTATTATCTAAACTGCCTAGCCCCTTTTCGGTCCGTTTTCGAGCAATGCAGAGAGGGAGCACCCCTTTGCTCTCTGTCCGGGAGGAAGACGGGGAGATCAGCATTGGGGCGAAAATTGACCGTGAATTGCTCTGCCAGAAAAACCTCAATTGTACAATCGAATTTGACGTGATTACACTGCCAACAGAACACTTGCAGTTATTCCACGTTGAAGTCGAGGTTCTCGACATTAATGACAATTCCCCCCAGTTCTCCAGGTCCGTTATTCCTATTGAAATCTCTGAAAGTGCCGCTGTGGGAACACGGATCCCCTTGGACAGCGCTACTGACCCAGATGTTGCTGAAAACTCCCTTCACACTTATTCCTTGTCTCAAAATGATTTTTTTGATATTGAAGTGAGAACCAGGACTGATGGGGCCAAGTATGCAGAACTTATTGTGGTTAGAGAACTGGACAGGGAGATTCAGTCAAGCTATGAACTCCAGCTATTGGCCTCTGACACTGGTGTACCTCCCAGATCTGGCTCTTCTCTTCTTAAAATCAGCATTTCTGATTCAAATGATAACAGTCCTGTTTTTGAAGAGCAATCATATGTTATCCATCTACAAGAAAACTCCCCTGTGGGATCTTTGCTGCTAGATCTCAATGCCACAGATCCAGATGAGGGCGCTAATGGGAAAGTAGTGTATTCTTTCAGTAGCCACGTGTCTCCTAAAATTTTGGAGACATTTAAGATCAACACGGAGAATGGCTACCTTACTCTTCTTAAGCCACTCAACTTTGAAGTCACCAAGACCTATGAGATTGATGCCCAGGCTCAAGACATGGGACCAAACTCAATCCCAGCTCACTGCAAGATTATCATAAAAGTTGTAGACATCAATGATAACAAACCTGAAATCAGCATCAACTTAATGACCCAGGGGAAAGAGGAAGTGGCCTATATTTCTGAAGGGGCGGCCAAAGACACTTTTGTGGCTTTGGTAAGGGTTCAAGACAAGGACTTTGGTTTGAATGGGGAAGTTGTCTGCAAGCTACATGGACATGGTCACTTTAAGCTTCAAAAGACCTATGAAAACAACTACATGATCCTGACCAATGCTACATTAGACAGAGAAAAGAGATCTGAATACAGTCTGACTGTCATTGCAGAAGACAAAGGGATCCCCAGTCTTTCTACAATCAAACACTTTACAGTCCAGGTGCTGGATGAAAATGACAATCCACCCCGTTTTCAGAAAAACAGGTATGAGATCTTCATGTCTGAAAACAATCCCCCTGGAGCCTATATCACATCAGTGTTGGCCAGTGACCCCGATCTTGGGGAAAATGGACATGTTACCTACACAATTCTGGAAAGCTTTATTTTGGGGAGCTCCATTACCACCTATGTAACCATTGACCCTTCTAATGGGGCTATTTACGCTCTCAGAACATTTGATCATGAAGACATCAACAGAATTGCTTTTGTTATTCAAGCAAGAGATGGAGGTAGCCACCAGCTTAGCAGCAACACCACAGTGGTTCTCACAATAATAGATGAAAATGACAATGCACCAGCTATTGTCATGCCAGCACTGCACAACCATACTGCTGAAATCTCCATCCCTAAATATGCTGAGCTTGGATACCTAGTCACGGCCATTAGGGCCACTGACAGGGATTCTGGTATTAATTCGGAACTGAGTTGCTTTATTATAAATGGCAATGAAGATAACATCTTCACCATAGACCCAAAGAAGTGTGAGATCTATACCAATGTTACTATGGAAGACTTTCCCCACCAAGAAATTGAAATTGTAGTAGTGGTTCAAGATAAGGGAAGCCCACAGCTTAATACTAAAGCAACTTTTAAGTATATTTTGTATGAAAGCCTGGATATTCTTTTCCAACCCACACCAACAGCCAGTGACCAGCCTACTCTTGATGTCTCTATGATTATCATTATTTCGTTAGGAGCCATTTGTGCAGTCCTCTTAGTCATAATGGTGATTTTCGCTACCAGAtgcaacagagaaaagaaagatACAAGATCATATAACTGCAGGGTGGCTGAATCCACTTATCAAAATCATCCCAAGAAACCATCAAGGCAGATACACAAAGGAGACATCACTCTGGTGCCAACTGTTAATGGCACACTGCCCATAAGATCTCATCACAGGTCACCCTCATCATCACCAACTATGGAGAGAGGCCAGATGAGCAGCAGACAGAGCCATCACAGTCGCCAATCATTGAACAGCTTGGTCACCATCTCGTCCAATCACATACCAGAGAATTTCTCACTGGAACTCGCACACACCACCCAACCAGTTGAG GGCCAGTACCAGCCAAGACCAAGTTTCCGTGGGAATAAATATTCAAGAAGCTACAG aTATGCCCTTCAAGACATGGACAAGTTCAGTCTTAAGGACAGTGGTCGGGGAGACAGTGAGGCTGGGGACAGTGATTATGATCTAGGCAGAGACTCTCCAATTGACAGACTTCTTGGTGAAGGATTCAGTGACCTTTTCCTGACAGATGGCCATCACAGACTTCATCCAG ctATGAAGTTCTGCACAGATGAATGCAGGGTGCTCGGGCACTCAGACCAGTGCTGGATGCCACCGTTGCCCTCTCCTGCTTCATCTGACTACAGAAGTAACATGTTTATACCTGGGGAGGACCCTCAGCAGCCTCCTGTAGAAGAGGACAGCCAGTCCACAGATTCTAATGACAGAAAGAAGAGCTTTTCCACTTTTGGCAAAGACTCAAATAGCAGCAACGAGGAGACAGGAGACCTTTGCAGCACCTCTCTCCTTTCAGAAATGAACAGCGTCTTCCAGCGCTTACTGCCTCCGTCATTGGACTCTTACACAGAGTGCAACGAGGCGGAGAGAATGAGCTCCCTGGAGCGCAAAAAAGGGCATTTGCCTGGGAAATCTTTAGCCTACCCTCAAGGGGTGGCAGCCTGGGCAGCTAACACTCACTTTCAAAATCCAGGAAACAGTACAGGGCCGATTCAAGTGAATCACGTGAGTGCACAGCCCCCCTCCAAGTGGCTACCAGCCATGGAGGAAATCCCAGAGAACTATGAAGAGGACGATTTTGACAACGTCTTGAACCAGCTCCACGTGAGCAGGAGTGACAGTAGACATGAAATAATGGATGCCAGTGAGTTAGTTGCCGAAATTAACAAACTTTTACAAGATGTTCGTCAGAGCTAG
- the pcdh18a gene encoding protocadherin-18a isoform X1 has product MCSKKGNVYLCLFFVNALLVVILLTQDVAGKTLKYKVYEEQRVGTVIARLKEDVVDVLSKLPSPFSVRFRAMQRGSTPLLSVREEDGEISIGAKIDRELLCQKNLNCTIEFDVITLPTEHLQLFHVEVEVLDINDNSPQFSRSVIPIEISESAAVGTRIPLDSATDPDVAENSLHTYSLSQNDFFDIEVRTRTDGAKYAELIVVRELDREIQSSYELQLLASDTGVPPRSGSSLLKISISDSNDNSPVFEEQSYVIHLQENSPVGSLLLDLNATDPDEGANGKVVYSFSSHVSPKILETFKINTENGYLTLLKPLNFEVTKTYEIDAQAQDMGPNSIPAHCKIIIKVVDINDNKPEISINLMTQGKEEVAYISEGAAKDTFVALVRVQDKDFGLNGEVVCKLHGHGHFKLQKTYENNYMILTNATLDREKRSEYSLTVIAEDKGIPSLSTIKHFTVQVLDENDNPPRFQKNRYEIFMSENNPPGAYITSVLASDPDLGENGHVTYTILESFILGSSITTYVTIDPSNGAIYALRTFDHEDINRIAFVIQARDGGSHQLSSNTTVVLTIIDENDNAPAIVMPALHNHTAEISIPKYAELGYLVTAIRATDRDSGINSELSCFIINGNEDNIFTIDPKKCEIYTNVTMEDFPHQEIEIVVVVQDKGSPQLNTKATFKYILYESLDILFQPTPTASDQPTLDVSMIIIISLGAICAVLLVIMVIFATRCNREKKDTRSYNCRVAESTYQNHPKKPSRQIHKGDITLVPTVNGTLPIRSHHRSPSSSPTMERGQMSSRQSHHSRQSLNSLVTISSNHIPENFSLELAHTTQPVEQVSQLLSMLHQGQYQPRPSFRGNKYSRSYRYALQDMDKFSLKDSGRGDSEAGDSDYDLGRDSPIDRLLGEGFSDLFLTDGHHRLHPAMKFCTDECRVLGHSDQCWMPPLPSPASSDYRSNMFIPGEDPQQPPVEEDSQSTDSNDRKKSFSTFGKDSNSSNEETGDLCSTSLLSEMNSVFQRLLPPSLDSYTECNEAERMSSLERKKGHLPGKSLAYPQGVAAWAANTHFQNPGNSTGPIQVNHVSAQPPSKWLPAMEEIPENYEEDDFDNVLNQLHVSRSDSRHEIMDASELVAEINKLLQDVRQS; this is encoded by the exons ATGTGCAGCAAAAAAGGAAacgtatatttgtgtttattttttgtgaatgcACTGCTGGTGGTTATTCTGTTAACCCAGGATGTTGCAGGTAagactttaaaatataaagtatacGAGGAACAGAGAGTGGGGACTGTGATTGCTAGATTAAAGGAAGATGTGGTTGACGTATTATCTAAACTGCCTAGCCCCTTTTCGGTCCGTTTTCGAGCAATGCAGAGAGGGAGCACCCCTTTGCTCTCTGTCCGGGAGGAAGACGGGGAGATCAGCATTGGGGCGAAAATTGACCGTGAATTGCTCTGCCAGAAAAACCTCAATTGTACAATCGAATTTGACGTGATTACACTGCCAACAGAACACTTGCAGTTATTCCACGTTGAAGTCGAGGTTCTCGACATTAATGACAATTCCCCCCAGTTCTCCAGGTCCGTTATTCCTATTGAAATCTCTGAAAGTGCCGCTGTGGGAACACGGATCCCCTTGGACAGCGCTACTGACCCAGATGTTGCTGAAAACTCCCTTCACACTTATTCCTTGTCTCAAAATGATTTTTTTGATATTGAAGTGAGAACCAGGACTGATGGGGCCAAGTATGCAGAACTTATTGTGGTTAGAGAACTGGACAGGGAGATTCAGTCAAGCTATGAACTCCAGCTATTGGCCTCTGACACTGGTGTACCTCCCAGATCTGGCTCTTCTCTTCTTAAAATCAGCATTTCTGATTCAAATGATAACAGTCCTGTTTTTGAAGAGCAATCATATGTTATCCATCTACAAGAAAACTCCCCTGTGGGATCTTTGCTGCTAGATCTCAATGCCACAGATCCAGATGAGGGCGCTAATGGGAAAGTAGTGTATTCTTTCAGTAGCCACGTGTCTCCTAAAATTTTGGAGACATTTAAGATCAACACGGAGAATGGCTACCTTACTCTTCTTAAGCCACTCAACTTTGAAGTCACCAAGACCTATGAGATTGATGCCCAGGCTCAAGACATGGGACCAAACTCAATCCCAGCTCACTGCAAGATTATCATAAAAGTTGTAGACATCAATGATAACAAACCTGAAATCAGCATCAACTTAATGACCCAGGGGAAAGAGGAAGTGGCCTATATTTCTGAAGGGGCGGCCAAAGACACTTTTGTGGCTTTGGTAAGGGTTCAAGACAAGGACTTTGGTTTGAATGGGGAAGTTGTCTGCAAGCTACATGGACATGGTCACTTTAAGCTTCAAAAGACCTATGAAAACAACTACATGATCCTGACCAATGCTACATTAGACAGAGAAAAGAGATCTGAATACAGTCTGACTGTCATTGCAGAAGACAAAGGGATCCCCAGTCTTTCTACAATCAAACACTTTACAGTCCAGGTGCTGGATGAAAATGACAATCCACCCCGTTTTCAGAAAAACAGGTATGAGATCTTCATGTCTGAAAACAATCCCCCTGGAGCCTATATCACATCAGTGTTGGCCAGTGACCCCGATCTTGGGGAAAATGGACATGTTACCTACACAATTCTGGAAAGCTTTATTTTGGGGAGCTCCATTACCACCTATGTAACCATTGACCCTTCTAATGGGGCTATTTACGCTCTCAGAACATTTGATCATGAAGACATCAACAGAATTGCTTTTGTTATTCAAGCAAGAGATGGAGGTAGCCACCAGCTTAGCAGCAACACCACAGTGGTTCTCACAATAATAGATGAAAATGACAATGCACCAGCTATTGTCATGCCAGCACTGCACAACCATACTGCTGAAATCTCCATCCCTAAATATGCTGAGCTTGGATACCTAGTCACGGCCATTAGGGCCACTGACAGGGATTCTGGTATTAATTCGGAACTGAGTTGCTTTATTATAAATGGCAATGAAGATAACATCTTCACCATAGACCCAAAGAAGTGTGAGATCTATACCAATGTTACTATGGAAGACTTTCCCCACCAAGAAATTGAAATTGTAGTAGTGGTTCAAGATAAGGGAAGCCCACAGCTTAATACTAAAGCAACTTTTAAGTATATTTTGTATGAAAGCCTGGATATTCTTTTCCAACCCACACCAACAGCCAGTGACCAGCCTACTCTTGATGTCTCTATGATTATCATTATTTCGTTAGGAGCCATTTGTGCAGTCCTCTTAGTCATAATGGTGATTTTCGCTACCAGAtgcaacagagaaaagaaagatACAAGATCATATAACTGCAGGGTGGCTGAATCCACTTATCAAAATCATCCCAAGAAACCATCAAGGCAGATACACAAAGGAGACATCACTCTGGTGCCAACTGTTAATGGCACACTGCCCATAAGATCTCATCACAGGTCACCCTCATCATCACCAACTATGGAGAGAGGCCAGATGAGCAGCAGACAGAGCCATCACAGTCGCCAATCATTGAACAGCTTGGTCACCATCTCGTCCAATCACATACCAGAGAATTTCTCACTGGAACTCGCACACACCACCCAACCAGTTGAG cAAGTCTCACAGCTTCTGTCCATGCTTCATCAGGGCCAGTACCAGCCAAGACCAAGTTTCCGTGGGAATAAATATTCAAGAAGCTACAG aTATGCCCTTCAAGACATGGACAAGTTCAGTCTTAAGGACAGTGGTCGGGGAGACAGTGAGGCTGGGGACAGTGATTATGATCTAGGCAGAGACTCTCCAATTGACAGACTTCTTGGTGAAGGATTCAGTGACCTTTTCCTGACAGATGGCCATCACAGACTTCATCCAG ctATGAAGTTCTGCACAGATGAATGCAGGGTGCTCGGGCACTCAGACCAGTGCTGGATGCCACCGTTGCCCTCTCCTGCTTCATCTGACTACAGAAGTAACATGTTTATACCTGGGGAGGACCCTCAGCAGCCTCCTGTAGAAGAGGACAGCCAGTCCACAGATTCTAATGACAGAAAGAAGAGCTTTTCCACTTTTGGCAAAGACTCAAATAGCAGCAACGAGGAGACAGGAGACCTTTGCAGCACCTCTCTCCTTTCAGAAATGAACAGCGTCTTCCAGCGCTTACTGCCTCCGTCATTGGACTCTTACACAGAGTGCAACGAGGCGGAGAGAATGAGCTCCCTGGAGCGCAAAAAAGGGCATTTGCCTGGGAAATCTTTAGCCTACCCTCAAGGGGTGGCAGCCTGGGCAGCTAACACTCACTTTCAAAATCCAGGAAACAGTACAGGGCCGATTCAAGTGAATCACGTGAGTGCACAGCCCCCCTCCAAGTGGCTACCAGCCATGGAGGAAATCCCAGAGAACTATGAAGAGGACGATTTTGACAACGTCTTGAACCAGCTCCACGTGAGCAGGAGTGACAGTAGACATGAAATAATGGATGCCAGTGAGTTAGTTGCCGAAATTAACAAACTTTTACAAGATGTTCGTCAGAGCTAG